In Pseudomonas sp. MYb327, one DNA window encodes the following:
- a CDS encoding TetR family transcriptional regulator: MAQSETVERILDAAEQLFAEKGFAETSLRLITSKAGVNLAAVNYHFGSKKALIQAVFSRFLGPFCSSLDKELERRQSKPENKATLEELLEILVEQALVVQPRSGNDLSIFMRLLGLAFSQSQGHLRRYLEDMYGKVFRRYMMLVNEAAPRIPPIELFWRVHFMLGAAAFSMSGIKALRAIAETDFGVNTSIEQVMRLMVPFLAAGMRAESGVTDTAMAAAQLRPRSKSSPVAAKV, from the coding sequence ATGGCCCAGTCGGAAACCGTTGAACGCATTCTCGATGCTGCCGAGCAGTTGTTCGCGGAAAAAGGTTTCGCCGAAACCTCGTTGCGTCTGATCACCAGCAAGGCCGGTGTCAACCTGGCAGCGGTGAATTATCACTTCGGATCGAAAAAGGCCCTGATTCAGGCGGTCTTTTCGCGCTTTCTCGGACCGTTTTGCAGCAGCCTCGATAAAGAGCTGGAGCGCCGACAGTCCAAGCCGGAGAACAAGGCGACGCTCGAAGAGCTGCTGGAAATTCTCGTTGAGCAAGCGTTGGTGGTTCAGCCGCGTAGTGGCAACGATCTATCTATCTTCATGCGATTGCTGGGTCTGGCCTTCAGTCAGAGCCAAGGGCATTTGCGTCGATATCTGGAAGATATGTACGGCAAGGTGTTCCGCCGCTACATGATGCTGGTCAACGAAGCCGCGCCGCGTATCCCGCCGATCGAACTGTTCTGGCGCGTGCACTTCATGCTGGGTGCGGCGGCGTTCAGCATGTCCGGCATCAAGGCCTTGCGCGCAATCGCCGAAACCGACTTCGGGGTGAATACCTCGATCGAGCAAGTCATGCGGTTGATGGTGCCATTCCTGGCTGCCGGCATGCGTGCCGAATCCGGCGTCACTGACACGGCCATGGCTGCCGCGCAGTTGCGTCCGCGTAGCAAGTCGTCACCGGTTGCCGCCAAGGTTTAA
- the lexA gene encoding transcriptional repressor LexA codes for MLKLTPRQAEILAFIKRCLEDNGYPPTRAEIAQELGFKSPNAAEEHLKALARKGAIEMTPGASRGIRIPGFEAKADDSSLPIIGRVAAGAPILAQQHVEESCKINPAFFHPRADYLLRVHGMSMKDVGIFDGDLLAVHTTREARNGQIVVARIGDEVTVKRFKRDGSKVWLIAENPEFAPIEVNLKDQELVIEGLSVGVIRR; via the coding sequence ATGCTAAAGCTGACGCCACGCCAAGCCGAGATTCTGGCCTTCATCAAACGCTGCCTGGAAGACAACGGCTACCCGCCGACCCGCGCGGAAATCGCTCAGGAACTGGGTTTCAAATCACCCAATGCGGCAGAAGAGCATCTTAAGGCACTGGCCCGCAAGGGTGCGATCGAGATGACCCCCGGCGCTTCACGCGGCATTCGCATTCCCGGTTTTGAAGCCAAGGCTGATGACTCCAGCCTGCCGATCATTGGCCGTGTTGCCGCTGGCGCTCCGATCCTCGCACAACAGCATGTCGAAGAGTCCTGCAAGATCAACCCTGCGTTCTTTCACCCTCGTGCCGATTATCTGCTGCGTGTCCATGGTATGAGCATGAAGGACGTGGGGATTTTCGACGGCGACCTGTTAGCCGTCCACACCACCCGTGAAGCCCGCAATGGCCAGATCGTGGTCGCTCGGATTGGCGATGAAGTGACCGTCAAACGCTTTAAGCGCGACGGCAGCAAAGTCTGGCTGATTGCCGAAAACCCTGAGTTTGCCCCTATCGAAGTGAACCTTAAAGATCAGGAACTGGTGATCGAAGGCTTGAGTGTCGGCGTCATTCGCCGCTAA
- the nagZ gene encoding beta-N-acetylhexosaminidase: MTAGLQGSLMVDVAGTWLTAEDRQLLRQPEVGGLIIFARNIEHPRQVRELSASIRAIRPDLLLAVDQEGGRVQRLRQGFVRLPAMRAIADNHNAEYLAEQCGWIMATEVLAVGLDLSFAPVLDLDYQRSAVVGTRSFEGDPERAAVLAGAFIRGMNLAGMAATGKHFPGHGWAEADSHVAIPNDERSLEEIRANDLVPFAKLSKQLAAIMPAHVIYPQVDSQPAGFSRRWLQDILRGELQFDGVIFSDDLSMAGAHVVGDAASRIEAALTAGCDMGLVCNDRGAAELALSAAQRLKVKPSERIARMRGQSFANSEYRQDPRWLAAVGALKEAQLID; encoded by the coding sequence ATGACTGCTGGCCTGCAAGGCTCGTTGATGGTGGACGTCGCCGGTACCTGGCTGACGGCTGAAGATCGCCAATTGCTGCGTCAACCCGAAGTGGGCGGTCTGATCATTTTTGCCCGCAACATCGAACACCCGCGTCAGGTGCGCGAATTGAGCGCTTCGATTCGCGCCATTCGTCCTGATTTGCTGCTAGCGGTGGACCAGGAGGGCGGGCGCGTGCAGCGTCTGCGTCAGGGCTTCGTGCGATTGCCCGCCATGCGTGCCATTGCCGACAACCACAATGCCGAGTATCTGGCTGAGCAGTGTGGCTGGATCATGGCCACCGAAGTGTTGGCCGTTGGTCTGGATCTGAGCTTCGCCCCGGTGCTGGATCTCGATTACCAACGCAGCGCAGTGGTCGGTACCCGTTCGTTCGAGGGTGATCCGGAACGCGCAGCCGTGCTCGCAGGCGCGTTCATCCGTGGTATGAACCTGGCTGGCATGGCTGCCACCGGCAAGCATTTCCCCGGTCACGGCTGGGCTGAAGCAGATTCCCACGTCGCAATCCCCAACGATGAGCGCAGCCTCGAAGAGATCCGCGCCAACGATCTGGTGCCGTTCGCCAAATTGAGCAAGCAGCTCGCTGCGATCATGCCGGCTCACGTTATTTACCCGCAAGTCGATTCGCAGCCCGCCGGTTTTTCCCGTCGCTGGTTGCAGGACATCCTGCGCGGCGAGTTGCAATTCGACGGTGTGATTTTCAGTGACGACCTGTCCATGGCCGGCGCCCACGTAGTTGGCGATGCCGCAAGCCGCATTGAAGCCGCGCTTACCGCCGGATGCGACATGGGCCTGGTGTGCAATGATCGCGGCGCTGCCGAACTGGCACTGAGTGCTGCCCAGCGTCTGAAGGTCAAGCCTTCCGAGCGCATCGCGCGCATGCGCGGCCAGTCTTTTGCGAACTCTGAATACCGTCAAGACCCGCGCTGGCTCGCAGCCGTCGGAGCGCTCAAAGAAGCTCAATTGATTGATTAA